One window of Erwinia aphidicola genomic DNA carries:
- the rodZ gene encoding cytoskeleton protein RodZ, which translates to MNTEATEDKSNVNSTGERLRSAREQMGLTQQNVAERLCLKLSTVRDIEEDKSPADLASTFLRGYIRSYARLVRVPEEELLPMMAKQAPVRAAKVEPMQSFSLGKRRKKRDGWLMIFTWLVLFVVVGLTGAWWWQNHKAAQDDLVSMADQNASAEGDSGNGQSIPLTDGNASSSADTSGQSVPMDMAPSQAPADSSTPAANAPAASAQAPAADTQAANSQPAVVSPAQAPVDNAANGQLPTSSAGVSQPAADPNAVIMNFSSDCWLEVTDAAGKKLFSGIQRSGGKLSLAGTAPYRLKIGAPAAVQIEYQGKPVDLSRFIRTNQVARLTLGAQ; encoded by the coding sequence ATGAATACTGAAGCCACTGAAGACAAATCCAACGTAAATTCAACAGGCGAGCGCCTGCGCAGCGCCCGTGAACAGATGGGCCTGACTCAGCAGAACGTTGCTGAGCGCCTCTGCCTGAAACTTTCCACCGTCCGCGATATTGAAGAGGACAAGTCGCCTGCCGATCTGGCATCGACCTTCCTGCGGGGTTATATCCGTTCTTACGCACGTCTGGTTCGCGTGCCGGAAGAAGAACTGCTGCCGATGATGGCTAAACAAGCCCCGGTCAGAGCCGCAAAAGTTGAACCGATGCAAAGCTTCTCCCTCGGCAAACGCCGCAAAAAGCGTGATGGCTGGTTGATGATCTTCACCTGGCTGGTGCTGTTTGTGGTGGTGGGCCTGACGGGTGCCTGGTGGTGGCAGAATCATAAAGCCGCTCAGGACGATCTGGTCTCGATGGCCGATCAGAATGCGTCTGCGGAAGGGGATAGCGGCAACGGGCAGTCTATTCCGTTGACTGACGGCAATGCCAGCAGCAGTGCTGATACCAGCGGCCAGTCGGTGCCGATGGATATGGCACCAAGCCAGGCTCCTGCGGATAGCAGCACGCCAGCAGCTAACGCGCCGGCTGCCAGTGCTCAGGCACCGGCAGCGGACACCCAGGCGGCGAACTCGCAGCCTGCGGTGGTATCTCCCGCGCAGGCACCGGTTGATAACGCTGCCAACGGTCAGCTACCGACCAGCAGCGCCGGCGTCAGCCAGCCTGCTGCCGATCCGAATGCGGTTATCATGAACTTCTCCAGCGATTGCTGGCTGGAAGTGACCGATGCTGCCGGTAAAAAACTGTTCAGCGGCATTCAGCGTAGCGGTGGTAAACTGAGCCTCGCCGGTACGGCTCCTTATCGCCTGAAAATTGGTGCCCCGGCCGCAGTACAGATCGAGTATCAGGGTAAGCCTGTTGATCTGAGTCGTTTTATCCGTACTAACCAGGTTGCTCGCCTGACTTTAGGTGCGCAATAA
- the ispG gene encoding flavodoxin-dependent (E)-4-hydroxy-3-methylbut-2-enyl-diphosphate synthase — translation MHNEAPITRRKSKRIYVGKVPVGDGAPIAVQSMTNTRTTDVAATVAQIKALERVGVDIVRVSVPTMDAAEAFRLIKQQVNVPLVADIHFDYRIALKVAEYGVDCLRINPGNIGNEERIRSVVDCARHYNIPIRIGVNGGSLEKDLQEKYGEPNPQALLESAMRHVDILDRLNFDMFKVSVKASDVFLAVESYRLLAKQIDQPLHLGITEAGGARAGAVKSAIGLGLLLSEGIGDTLRISLAADPVEEVKVGFDILKSLRIRSRGINFIACPTCSRQEFDVIGTVNALEERLEDIITPMDISIIGCVVNGPGEATVSTMGVTGGNKKSGFYEDGVRLRERLDNDNMIDQLEARIRAKATMLDESRRITIQQVEK, via the coding sequence ATGCATAACGAAGCACCCATTACCCGTCGCAAATCTAAACGTATTTACGTCGGCAAGGTGCCTGTGGGCGACGGTGCCCCCATCGCCGTTCAGTCCATGACCAATACCCGAACCACTGACGTCGCTGCTACGGTCGCCCAGATCAAAGCACTTGAGCGCGTTGGCGTTGATATCGTGCGCGTTTCCGTGCCAACCATGGATGCCGCCGAAGCCTTCCGCCTGATCAAACAGCAGGTTAACGTCCCGCTGGTTGCTGATATCCACTTCGACTACCGCATTGCCCTGAAAGTCGCCGAATATGGCGTCGACTGCCTGCGTATTAACCCGGGCAATATCGGCAATGAAGAGCGCATCCGCTCGGTGGTCGACTGCGCACGCCACTACAACATTCCGATCCGTATCGGGGTGAACGGCGGATCGCTGGAAAAGGATCTGCAGGAAAAATACGGTGAGCCGAATCCGCAAGCGCTGCTGGAATCGGCGATGCGTCACGTGGATATCCTCGATCGTCTGAACTTTGACATGTTCAAAGTCAGCGTGAAGGCCTCGGATGTGTTTCTTGCCGTTGAGTCGTATCGCCTGCTGGCAAAGCAGATCGATCAGCCGCTGCACCTCGGGATCACCGAAGCCGGTGGCGCCCGCGCCGGTGCGGTGAAGTCCGCCATTGGCCTTGGCCTGCTGCTCTCTGAGGGGATCGGCGATACGCTGCGTATCTCGCTGGCGGCGGACCCGGTAGAAGAAGTGAAAGTCGGTTTCGATATCCTGAAATCACTGCGCATCCGCTCCCGCGGCATCAACTTTATCGCCTGCCCGACCTGTTCCCGTCAGGAGTTTGATGTGATCGGCACGGTGAATGCGCTGGAAGAGCGGCTGGAAGATATCATTACGCCGATGGATATTTCGATTATCGGCTGCGTGGTTAACGGCCCGGGTGAAGCCACGGTATCGACCATGGGCGTCACCGGCGGCAACAAGAAAAGCGGTTTCTACGAAGATGGCGTGCGTCTGCGCGAGCGTCTTGATAACGACAATATGATTGACCAGCTGGAAGCGCGCATTCGTGCTAAAGCCACCATGCTGGACGAATCGCGCCGGATCACCATCCAGCAGGTCGAAAAATAA
- the pbpC gene encoding penicillin-binding protein 1C has product MKRLLQNLAAALGLLALLLIGFRLWPHPPLSQGIPLSTAWYDRHGTLLRLSLASDDRYRQWTPLEQVSPLAVRGLLLHEDRWFWVNPGFNPLSLVRGFWRSYVAGGRLQGGSTITMQLARMHWQLNTRSPGGKLLQVLRAVQLELSYSKHDILEAYLNAAPYGRNIESIGAASLIYFAKPPSQLTLAEALTLAVLPQSPSLRINPRSDEVSPPLMQARNRLFQRWQQHYATDASQRALFSLPLALRQPQDLPFIAPHFIEQLQNGERLPRVDTTLDAGLQRLVEQQVRAFIRRNQSRGIHNSAVLLVDTRDMGVRALVGSADYYNRQIQGQVNGTTAKRSPGSALKPFIYALGMEQGVLHPMTVLKDVPSSFGSYAPENFDRRFLGPVTATDALNFSRNIPAVAIASQLRQPSFYQFLQLAGVSNMASEKHYGLSLVLGGGEVTAQELAKLYAMLANRGELRDLRMREQAPVPPAFRLLSEEASFMTLDILRQHRRPGDTLAQRPSSLPVYWKTGTSWGFRDAWSVGIFGPYVLVVWQGNFAGQGNEAFVGVEAAAPLFFNIIDSVVASYPQLKEPQHRFPPQLKRVEICLPSGNLPTQWCQQRGRSWFIPGKSPIKVDTVYRPLRIDNHSGEVACAPWDPQQTRVEVFEFWPSDLANVFALAGLPKRQPPATQCQQGAVGGDAPRITSPQKNITYTLRQSQQGRDKISFSAVTDADSSSVYWFIDDIFLGSSASKVPLDWRPTRPGRYRVRAVDDRGRADSRLIHVELIR; this is encoded by the coding sequence ATGAAACGCCTGCTGCAAAATCTGGCAGCAGCGCTGGGACTCCTGGCGCTGCTGCTGATCGGTTTTCGTCTGTGGCCACACCCGCCGCTTTCGCAGGGCATCCCGCTTTCTACCGCCTGGTATGATCGCCACGGCACGCTGCTGCGCCTCTCGCTAGCCAGCGACGACCGCTATCGACAGTGGACGCCGCTGGAGCAGGTTTCTCCGCTGGCAGTACGTGGGCTGCTGCTGCATGAGGACCGCTGGTTCTGGGTCAACCCCGGTTTTAATCCCCTGAGTCTGGTGCGCGGTTTCTGGCGCAGCTATGTGGCGGGCGGGCGGCTTCAGGGCGGCTCCACCATCACCATGCAGCTGGCGCGTATGCACTGGCAGCTCAATACCCGTTCGCCCGGCGGCAAGCTGCTGCAGGTGCTGCGCGCCGTGCAGCTCGAGCTGAGCTACTCCAAACACGATATCCTCGAAGCGTATCTCAACGCCGCGCCCTATGGCCGCAACATCGAAAGCATCGGCGCCGCCAGCCTGATCTATTTTGCTAAACCGCCGTCTCAGCTGACGCTGGCCGAAGCCCTGACCCTGGCGGTATTGCCGCAGTCGCCGAGCCTGCGCATCAATCCGCGCAGTGATGAAGTCAGCCCGCCGCTGATGCAGGCCCGCAACCGCCTGTTCCAGCGCTGGCAGCAGCATTATGCGACGGATGCCAGCCAGCGAGCGCTGTTCAGCCTGCCGCTGGCGCTGCGCCAGCCGCAGGATCTGCCGTTTATCGCGCCGCATTTTATTGAGCAACTGCAAAACGGCGAACGTCTGCCGCGCGTCGACACCACGCTCGATGCCGGGCTGCAGCGGCTGGTGGAGCAGCAGGTGCGGGCGTTTATCCGCCGCAATCAGAGCCGCGGCATTCATAACAGCGCGGTACTGCTGGTGGATACGCGTGATATGGGAGTACGTGCGCTGGTCGGCTCGGCGGATTATTACAACCGGCAGATTCAGGGGCAGGTTAACGGCACCACCGCCAAACGTTCTCCGGGCTCGGCACTGAAGCCGTTTATCTACGCGCTGGGCATGGAGCAGGGCGTACTGCACCCGATGACGGTGCTGAAGGACGTGCCATCATCATTTGGCAGCTATGCGCCCGAGAATTTTGACCGCCGCTTTCTCGGCCCGGTCACCGCCACCGATGCACTGAACTTCAGCCGCAATATTCCGGCGGTGGCTATCGCCTCGCAGCTGCGCCAGCCCAGCTTCTATCAGTTCCTGCAGCTGGCCGGCGTCAGCAATATGGCGAGTGAAAAACATTATGGTCTTTCGCTGGTGCTCGGCGGCGGGGAAGTGACGGCGCAGGAGCTGGCTAAGCTGTACGCGATGCTGGCAAACCGTGGCGAACTGCGCGACCTGCGCATGCGCGAGCAGGCGCCTGTGCCGCCAGCCTTCCGCCTGCTGAGTGAAGAGGCCAGCTTTATGACGCTGGATATTCTGCGCCAGCACCGTCGCCCGGGTGACACCCTGGCACAGCGGCCCTCGTCGCTGCCGGTGTACTGGAAAACCGGCACTTCCTGGGGATTCCGCGATGCGTGGAGCGTCGGGATTTTCGGTCCGTACGTGCTGGTGGTGTGGCAGGGTAATTTTGCCGGGCAGGGCAATGAGGCCTTTGTTGGGGTGGAAGCGGCCGCACCGCTGTTTTTCAATATCATCGACAGCGTGGTGGCGAGCTACCCACAGCTGAAAGAGCCGCAGCACCGTTTCCCGCCGCAGCTAAAAAGGGTGGAGATCTGCCTGCCGAGCGGCAACCTGCCGACGCAGTGGTGCCAGCAGCGCGGGCGCAGCTGGTTTATTCCCGGCAAATCGCCGATCAAAGTCGACACGGTTTACCGCCCGCTGCGCATCGATAATCACAGCGGCGAGGTGGCCTGCGCGCCGTGGGATCCGCAGCAGACCCGCGTTGAGGTGTTTGAGTTCTGGCCCTCTGACCTGGCGAACGTTTTCGCGCTGGCAGGGTTACCGAAACGCCAGCCGCCCGCTACGCAGTGCCAGCAGGGCGCCGTGGGGGGCGACGCGCCGCGCATCACCTCGCCGCAGAAAAACATCACCTATACGCTGCGCCAGTCGCAGCAGGGGCGTGACAAAATCAGCTTCAGCGCGGTGACGGATGCCGACAGCAGCAGCGTCTACTGGTTTATCGACGATATCTTCCTCGGCAGCAGTGCCAGCAAAGTGCCGCTCGACTGGCGGCCAACAAGGCCGGGTAGATACCGGGTCCGTGCGGTGGACGATCGCGGGCGCGCCGACAGCCGTTTGATTCATGTCGAATTAATTCGTTAA
- the pilW gene encoding type IV pilus biogenesis/stability protein PilW — translation MRAGLIVGLALSLLVGCQTSPQRKALVETRIQLGLAYLLRGDNEAARRNVQRALALAPKDYRTQLAMARYQQQMGEQSQAQQHYRRALKLAPQNGYVLNNYGAFLCGLGQYDAAQRQFSRAIADSADGLRADTLENSGYCFLNAGQQEKARYALADAVQTDPAKGMPMLAEAERRFGKGRRADSRLLLDVYQRNFPVSAESLWLEIRFAAQANQPDDVQRYGAQLAQIFPQSIQHQHFLANEY, via the coding sequence ATGCGGGCAGGTTTAATCGTTGGTTTAGCGCTGTCGCTGCTGGTGGGGTGCCAAACTTCACCGCAGCGTAAAGCACTGGTAGAGACGCGCATACAGCTAGGCCTGGCCTATCTGCTGCGGGGTGATAATGAAGCGGCTCGCCGCAATGTGCAGCGGGCGCTGGCATTGGCGCCAAAAGATTACCGAACCCAGCTGGCAATGGCGCGTTATCAGCAGCAGATGGGGGAGCAGAGCCAGGCGCAGCAGCATTATCGCCGCGCGCTGAAACTTGCACCGCAAAACGGCTATGTGCTTAATAATTACGGTGCGTTTCTCTGCGGTTTAGGGCAGTATGATGCGGCACAACGGCAGTTCAGCAGGGCCATTGCAGATTCAGCAGACGGACTTCGTGCCGATACGCTGGAAAACTCGGGCTACTGTTTTTTGAATGCCGGGCAGCAAGAGAAAGCGCGTTATGCGCTGGCGGATGCGGTGCAGACCGATCCTGCTAAGGGAATGCCTATGCTGGCAGAAGCCGAAAGGCGATTTGGAAAGGGGAGACGCGCAGACTCGCGGCTCCTGTTAGATGTTTATCAACGCAACTTTCCTGTTTCTGCGGAAAGTCTGTGGTTAGAGATTCGCTTCGCCGCGCAGGCCAACCAGCCCGATGATGTACAGCGTTATGGGGCGCAACTTGCGCAAATTTTTCCACAATCGATACAGCACCAGCATTTTTTAGCTAATGAATACTGA
- a CDS encoding bifunctional tRNA (adenosine(37)-C2)-methyltransferase TrmG/ribosomal RNA large subunit methyltransferase RlmN yields MSELIVTPSSASPAVVTPKKEKINLLDLNRQQMREFFASMGEKPFRADQVMKWIYHYCCDDFDEMTDINKVFRNRLKEVAEIRAPEVAEEQRSSDGTIKWAIQVGGQQVETVYIPEKDRATLCVSSQVGCALECKFCSTAQQGFNRNLRVSEIIGQVWRAAKIIGAAKVTGQRPITNVVMMGMGEPLLNLNNVVPAMEIMLDDFGFGLSKRRVTLSTSGVVPALDKLGDMIDVALAISLHAPNDTIRDEIVPINKKYNIETFLAAVSRYIGKSNANQGRVTIEYVMLDHINDSTDNAHELAALLKNTPCKINLIPWNPFPSAPYGRSSNSRIDRFSKVLMDYGFTTIVRKTRGDDIDAACGQLAGEVIDRTKRTLKKKMAGEAISVKAI; encoded by the coding sequence ATGTCCGAACTTATTGTGACTCCGTCGTCCGCTTCACCTGCCGTCGTAACGCCAAAAAAAGAGAAAATTAACCTGCTCGATCTTAATCGTCAGCAGATGCGTGAGTTTTTTGCCAGCATGGGTGAAAAACCGTTTCGTGCCGATCAGGTGATGAAGTGGATCTATCACTACTGCTGTGATGACTTCGACGAGATGACCGACATCAACAAGGTCTTCCGTAACCGGCTGAAGGAAGTCGCGGAAATCCGCGCGCCGGAAGTGGCTGAAGAGCAGCGCTCCTCCGATGGCACCATCAAGTGGGCTATCCAGGTCGGCGGCCAGCAGGTTGAAACTGTCTATATTCCAGAAAAAGATCGCGCCACCCTGTGTGTCTCTTCCCAGGTGGGCTGTGCGCTGGAGTGCAAATTCTGTTCCACCGCGCAGCAGGGCTTTAACCGCAACCTGCGCGTATCGGAAATTATCGGTCAGGTGTGGCGCGCGGCGAAGATTATCGGCGCGGCCAAAGTTACCGGCCAGCGCCCGATCACCAACGTGGTGATGATGGGGATGGGCGAGCCGCTGCTGAACCTGAACAACGTGGTTCCGGCGATGGAAATTATGCTGGACGATTTCGGTTTTGGCCTGTCGAAACGCCGCGTAACCCTCTCCACCTCCGGTGTGGTTCCGGCGCTGGATAAACTCGGCGATATGATTGACGTGGCGCTGGCGATTTCACTGCACGCGCCAAATGACACAATTCGTGACGAAATTGTGCCAATCAATAAAAAGTACAATATTGAGACCTTCCTGGCCGCGGTCAGCCGCTACATTGGCAAGTCAAATGCCAACCAGGGGCGTGTGACCATTGAGTACGTGATGCTTGACCACATCAATGACAGCACGGATAACGCTCATGAACTGGCCGCGCTGCTGAAAAATACACCCTGTAAGATCAACCTGATCCCATGGAACCCCTTCCCAAGCGCACCCTATGGTCGTAGTTCGAACAGTCGCATCGATCGCTTCTCTAAAGTGTTGATGGATTACGGTTTTACTACTATTGTGCGTAAGACCCGCGGCGATGATATCGATGCCGCCTGCGGCCAGCTGGCCGGGGAAGTGATCGACCGCACCAAGCGCACGCTGAAAAAGAAAATGGCCGGTGAAGCCATCTCTGTGAAGGCGATCTGA
- the ndk gene encoding nucleoside-diphosphate kinase yields MTIERTFSIVKPNAVAKNVIGAIFNRFESAGFKIVGSKMLHLSKEQAEGFYAEHQGKPFFDGLVEFMTSGPVVVSVLEGENAVQRHRDLMGATNPANALAGTLRADYADSFTENATHGSDSAESAAREIAYFFGENEVCPRTR; encoded by the coding sequence ATGACTATTGAGCGTACATTCTCCATCGTAAAACCTAACGCTGTGGCAAAAAACGTGATCGGCGCAATCTTCAACCGTTTTGAAAGCGCTGGCTTCAAAATCGTTGGCAGCAAAATGCTGCACCTGAGCAAAGAGCAGGCTGAAGGTTTCTACGCTGAGCACCAGGGTAAGCCATTCTTCGATGGTCTGGTTGAATTCATGACCTCTGGTCCGGTAGTGGTTTCTGTACTGGAAGGCGAAAATGCCGTACAGCGTCACCGTGACCTGATGGGCGCAACTAACCCAGCTAACGCACTGGCTGGTACCCTGCGTGCAGACTACGCGGACAGCTTCACCGAGAACGCGACCCACGGTTCAGATTCTGCTGAATCTGCTGCCCGTGAAATCGCTTACTTCTTCGGCGAAAACGAAGTGTGCCCGCGCACCCGTTAA